The following are encoded in a window of Rhizobium sp. 11515TR genomic DNA:
- a CDS encoding GMC family oxidoreductase, with protein sequence MDRFDYIIIGAGSAGCVLANRLSADRNNRVLLLEAGGNDNYHWIHIPVGYLYCINNPRTDWCFTTSPEAGLNGRSLNYPRGKVLGGCSSINGMIYMRGQARDYDLWRQLGCAGWGWDDVLPYFIRSEDHYRGKDEMHGAGGEWRVEKARVRWAVLDAFQAAAKEAGIPETADFNRGNNEGSGYFDVNQRAGIRWNTTKAFLRPAMKRGNLTVYTKAQVRRLIVEGDAVSGVEFQHDGVAKRAYANKETVLSAGSIGSPHILELSGVGHGEVLSKAGIDLVREVRSVGENLQDHLQLRLAYKVTGVPTLNEKATKLIGKAAIGLEYLVRRSGPMAMAPSQLGIFTRSGPDKETPDLQYHVQPVSLDKFGDPVHPFPAITASVCNLRPESRGSVHVRSPDFAMQPAISPNYLSAARDREIAVRSIRLTRRIVAQPSFARFRPEEFKPGPAYETDADLERAAGDIGTTIFHPVGTCRMGGDAQSVVDPRLRLRALARLRIADASVMPSITSGNTNSPTIMIAEKAAEMILADNR encoded by the coding sequence ATGGACCGCTTTGACTACATCATCATCGGTGCCGGCAGTGCCGGATGCGTGCTGGCCAACCGGCTTTCGGCCGACCGCAACAATAGGGTGCTGCTGCTGGAAGCCGGCGGCAATGACAATTACCACTGGATCCATATCCCCGTCGGCTATCTCTATTGCATCAACAATCCCCGCACCGACTGGTGTTTCACCACGTCGCCCGAAGCGGGACTGAATGGCCGGTCGCTGAACTACCCGCGCGGCAAGGTGCTGGGCGGCTGCTCCTCCATCAACGGCATGATCTATATGCGCGGCCAAGCCCGCGACTACGATCTCTGGCGCCAGCTCGGCTGTGCGGGCTGGGGTTGGGACGACGTGCTGCCCTATTTCATCAGGTCCGAGGATCATTATCGCGGTAAGGATGAGATGCACGGCGCGGGTGGCGAGTGGCGGGTTGAGAAAGCGCGTGTGCGCTGGGCCGTGCTCGATGCCTTCCAGGCTGCGGCCAAGGAGGCCGGTATCCCCGAGACGGCGGATTTCAATCGCGGCAACAATGAAGGCTCCGGCTATTTCGACGTCAACCAGCGCGCCGGCATCCGCTGGAACACGACGAAAGCCTTCCTGCGCCCGGCCATGAAGCGCGGCAATCTCACCGTCTATACCAAGGCACAGGTCCGCCGGCTGATCGTCGAGGGTGATGCCGTGAGCGGTGTCGAGTTCCAGCATGATGGTGTGGCAAAGCGCGCCTATGCGAACAAGGAGACGGTGCTATCGGCCGGCTCCATCGGCTCGCCGCACATTCTGGAACTGTCAGGCGTCGGCCATGGCGAGGTGTTGAGCAAGGCCGGCATCGACCTCGTGCGCGAGGTTCGGTCCGTCGGCGAGAACCTGCAGGATCATCTGCAGCTTCGCCTTGCCTACAAGGTGACCGGCGTACCCACCTTGAACGAGAAGGCGACGAAGCTGATCGGCAAAGCGGCGATCGGGCTCGAATATCTGGTGCGCCGTTCAGGCCCTATGGCAATGGCGCCGAGCCAGCTCGGCATCTTCACTCGCTCCGGACCGGACAAGGAAACGCCGGATCTGCAATACCACGTGCAGCCGGTTTCGCTAGACAAGTTCGGCGATCCCGTCCATCCCTTTCCGGCCATCACCGCCAGCGTCTGCAATCTGCGACCCGAAAGCCGCGGCTCGGTGCATGTGCGCAGCCCCGATTTCGCCATGCAGCCGGCCATTAGCCCGAATTATCTATCGGCGGCACGCGACCGGGAGATCGCCGTTCGTTCGATTCGCCTGACGCGGCGGATCGTGGCGCAGCCTTCCTTCGCCCGGTTCCGCCCGGAGGAGTTCAAGCCCGGACCTGCCTATGAGACGGATGCAGACCTAGAGCGCGCAGCCGGCGATATCGGCACGACGATTTTCCATCCGGTCGGCACATGCCGCATGGGTGGCGATGCGCAAAGTGTCGTCGATCCGCGCCTGCGGCTCAGGGCATTGGCAAGGCTGCGCATCGCCGACGCCTCTGTCATGCCGTCGATCACATCGGGCAACACCAATTCGCCAACCATCATGATCGCCGAGAAGGCAGCCGAGATGATCCTTGCCGACAATAGATGA